TCTGGCCCGGACGGACAGCGAGCGTGACCTCGTCGACGGCCCTGAGGCCTCCGAAGGAGATGCCGATTCCTTCCGCCCGGAGCGTCTTGGGCTCTGCATGTGTCTCGTCTCCACCGACGCGTTCGGGCACATCCGGAGCGGTCGTCGAACCAGCGTCAGGCGGTACCCGGCGAGAGCCGGCGGCCTTCCTGAGACGCCGCTCCTCGTTGCGTTGGGCTTCCCTGACCGGGTCCCGGCCCAGCAGCCCCCGCGGCCGGAAGATGAGGATCAGCAGCACGACCAACGTGTAGATCATCCCGTTGACCGGGCCCGCCACCGAGTCGGGGATGTCGGCGAAGCTGAGCGCCTCGGGCAGCGCAAGCACGGTGAACGCGCCGACAAAGGGACCCCAGTAGGCCGCCACGCCCCCGATGATCGTGATCGACAGGATCTCGACCGTGCGGTCGAGCGTGAACTCCGCCGGGCTGATGTACAGGGTGTGCATGGCATAGAGACCACCGGCGACACCGGCAACGGCCGAGCTGAACGCGAAGACCGTCACCTTCGTCCAGAGGGCCCGCTTGCCGAGCGAACGGGCAGCCGGGACGTCCTCCCTCAGCGCCTTGAGCAGGCGCCCGTAAGGCGAGTGGACGAGGCGCCAGCACACCGCGGTCACGATGACCAGGAACACCCAGCTCATCATCATGACCTCGGTGTTGGTCTCGAGCTGGTAGCCGAAGACCGTCGGCCGCGGGATGCCGACAATGCCGGCGGAGCGTCCAGTGAGCTCCAGGTTGTTGAACAGTTCCACGAGCGCGACCTGGACGGCGATCGTGACGATGAAGAGGAACTCGTCGGACAGCCGGCCGGCTGCGTACCCGACGGACAGGCTCAGGATTCCGGCAAGCACCGCGCCGACCAGGACTGCCGGGAGGAACTCCAGCTGGTGATCCTTGACGAGGATCGCCGTGGCGTAGGCGCCGACGCCGAAGAAGCCACCGTGGGAGACCGACAGCAGTCCTCCGTATCCGAGCAGCAGGTTGAAGGAGATCCCAAGGATGATGAAGATCGGCAGCAGCCCGAGGAGGCTGGTCAAGTAGTAGCTCATTGGCTGTCCTCTCTGCGGTGGGTCAGGAGACCGGCGTCGGCTGGGTCATGGACGCATCCGAGGTGCTCTCGGAGAGGATCTCGGTGTCGGAGCCTTTTGCGCTCGGACGCGGCTTGC
The genomic region above belongs to Nocardioides sp. QY071 and contains:
- a CDS encoding ATP-binding cassette domain-containing protein, producing MSYYLTSLLGLLPIFIILGISFNLLLGYGGLLSVSHGGFFGVGAYATAILVKDHQLEFLPAVLVGAVLAGILSLSVGYAAGRLSDEFLFIVTIAVQVALVELFNNLELTGRSAGIVGIPRPTVFGYQLETNTEVMMMSWVFLVIVTAVCWRLVHSPYGRLLKALREDVPAARSLGKRALWTKVTVFAFSSAVAGVAGGLYAMHTLYISPAEFTLDRTVEILSITIIGGVAAYWGPFVGAFTVLALPEALSFADIPDSVAGPVNGMIYTLVVLLILIFRPRGLLGRDPVREAQRNEERRLRKAAGSRRVPPDAGSTTAPDVPERVGGDETHAEPKTLRAEGIGISFGGLRAVDEVTLAVRPGQITALVGPNGAGKTTVFNLLSGALRSDSGKTFYGDQDISSLSIERRAQLGVVRSFQEVRLFEGMTVQDNIHVAVTGMRHETIVAQFLPRSWRGRDHADADRVEVMLRNLGLYEKRYSLARDLSYAEQKMLMMGRLLATGASCYLLDEPMSGLDQSARTQLSDLLSQIVADGTTSICIVEHSMQVVREVASWVLFLDRGRLLTEGPPETVMNDPELTAIYFGRPV